The following proteins come from a genomic window of Achromobacter deleyi:
- a CDS encoding class I fructose-bisphosphate aldolase: MPHLKQARLNRLFTAGRCLDIAVDHGVCNEPSFLDGLEDMPAVMAQLLAAGPDAIQLNYGQADLLQHHPARAKPALVMRLDMGNPYNAMIHRVMWAVLQNEHDPVLPAVRMDAACVVVNLFMLPGEPDLFRQCVANIARVRADCERYGMPLMIEPLVMAPHSERGGYMVDGDADKIVTLVRLAREMGADIVKADPTTHTADFHRVVQAARCPVLVRGGGREDLRQVFGRSRELLDQGAVGLVYGRNVYQHADPSAVVRALMAMIHDNADAARAWDIYQAGTAR; encoded by the coding sequence ATGCCCCACCTCAAGCAAGCCCGCCTGAACCGCCTTTTCACCGCCGGCCGTTGCCTGGACATCGCCGTCGACCATGGCGTCTGCAACGAACCCAGCTTCCTCGATGGCCTGGAGGACATGCCCGCCGTCATGGCGCAGCTGCTGGCCGCCGGCCCCGACGCCATCCAGCTCAACTACGGCCAGGCCGACCTGCTGCAGCACCACCCCGCCCGCGCCAAGCCCGCGCTGGTGATGCGGCTGGACATGGGCAACCCCTACAACGCCATGATCCATCGCGTCATGTGGGCGGTGCTGCAGAACGAGCACGACCCGGTGCTGCCCGCGGTGCGAATGGACGCGGCCTGCGTGGTCGTCAACCTGTTCATGCTGCCCGGCGAGCCCGACCTGTTCCGCCAGTGCGTCGCCAACATCGCCCGCGTGCGCGCCGACTGCGAGCGCTACGGCATGCCGCTGATGATCGAGCCGCTGGTGATGGCGCCGCATTCCGAGCGCGGCGGCTACATGGTCGACGGCGACGCCGACAAGATCGTGACGCTGGTGCGGCTGGCGCGCGAGATGGGCGCCGACATCGTCAAGGCCGACCCCACCACCCACACCGCCGACTTCCACCGCGTGGTGCAGGCGGCGCGCTGCCCGGTGCTGGTGCGCGGCGGCGGCCGCGAGGACCTGCGCCAGGTGTTCGGCCGCTCGCGCGAACTGCTGGACCAGGGCGCCGTGGGGCTGGTGTACGGCCGCAACGTATACCAGCACGCCGATCCCTCGGCGGTGGTGCGGGCGCTGATGGCCATGATCCACGACAACGCCGACGCCGCCCGCGCCTGGGACATCTACCAGGCGGGCACCGCGCGCTGA